Sequence from the Microplitis demolitor isolate Queensland-Clemson2020A chromosome 7, iyMicDemo2.1a, whole genome shotgun sequence genome:
TAGAACCGGAATTAATTATGACTATAAAACGATCAATACTTCTAATTCAGGTtgataagttataaaaacCATCACGTCgacttattgattatttaatgtcTGGTTTAATTTTCGTTAACTTTCAGAAGGAGGAATACAAAAAAGCTGAACAAATGTTACACGTGGCACTCCGTCAAGCCCAGACGATCAATCACTACGAGGGTGTCACTTACGTGTACGACGTGATGGCTAATTTGGCTTTCCAAGTCGGCGagattcaaaaatcaattgatctTTTCAAAATCGTGATGCAGAGACTGCTGTCGACTGGTACTGAGCAGAATGACACTAAGATTATCCACATGAGTTTAAAGGTTGCCAATCTTTATCAACGTGCAGGAGacaataagtatttaaatttgaatgctTGCTGATTAAACTAATTTGCAagtttaatttgataatttaattacttaaatagaACAGCTGAAGAaggatataaattttgtattgaaaaaatcgaAGAGCACGCGGTTAAAAATCCAACTGACGAAGATATCTTGGTACTGTGGGCGATGAGTCGCGATTGGTATGCAAATATGCTTTTGTCTGAGTCACGTCTGAGTGAAGCATTGGAGAATTACCAGAAGTCTTATCAGTTGTGTACGGAGATTTACGGCAAAAATCACGAACAAACGGTCATATTGTTGAATGATCTAGGTACTGTGTGCTGTCTTTTAGGACAGCATGATCGTGCTCTGGGATATTTGAACGATGCTATTGAAACAGGTCGTTATCTAATCAGCTTAGCTtgatacaaattattatcaaacaatgatttgattaattttatctctattaaaatattcatttaaataactaaaactatagatataaatttaaacttttatttcagGTAGCAAATTACCAGAATGCCCAGAACTGAGTtcaatttatgttaatttgGGTAAtgtttacattaaaaaatctctGTACAACGAAGCTAAAGTCGCGTGCTTCGAAGGATTGAAACgcgcgaaaaaaaatgaagaccAAGAGTGCCGCGATCAGGCGAATTTATGTTTAGCggaagtcaaaaaatgtttgaatagataataaattaattattaatcaacaagacaaattaattaatttaatttataaactattttgTACAGACTGTAACACAAGTTGACgttaatttattacagaaagagaattttttttaaagaaattctgTTACTGTAAAAAAccttgatataaaaaatataagcctGAGCAGtctttaatttgtaaatatgtaCGTAATTATAATGAGCAGTAAGTGTCATTAACCCTCATTACTTGCAActtatattgtaaattaaagtatttaaatttaaaggatTTGGaatgtttacatttttttttaggctgAAATATTAATCGCTTAATGCGTAGTTTATTCATATGCAGCAATTAATACCATCATATAGACACCTAATAAAAGAGCGATTATCTCCTTGACTGATTGCCAGAATTTAGtgtcaattaataattcagGTATTACTGACACCGTcgcgatataaataaatccgCCAGCTGTAAATGGAAGAATCCAGGCTGTCGCTACGTCTCCTGAaagacaaatatttaaaataaaaatctttactcAACATGTTAATGGTAAACAATTACTGTATTATGATATTTACCCATTCCTTCAGCTAATAAAGACACATAAGTACCGCATAAAGCGCCCAAGGCTGTTATTAATTGAAGCATCATCGCCTGAAATCAAAGacgaattaaaaatactgCTGATAATcattgtgattattatttacaaattatatttactttctttttactGCAACCACTTTGCACAAGAATAGCAAAGTCTCCTATTTCATGAGGTACTTCATGTAGTAAAATAGTCAGCGTCGTGATGTGTCCGATATTTTTTCCAGCTAAATAACTGGCACCGATAGCTAAGCCATCAGTAAAATTGTGCAGGAAGTCAGCAGCTAAATTAAGATAACCAGCTATTTTAATGTCTCCATCATCTACTTGATCTTCGCTTGTTTTTTCATCAGCATCATCGTCTTTTTTCTTGTCCTTTACCTTAGTAGCAGCAGCAGCGTCAACCGCGTGAGAGTGAGAATGAGAATGCCCGCCTTTTATTAatcttatacttttttctaCCACTAGAAACATTATTATACCCAGCAGCACACAGAGACCAACAGCCATCCCATTACCATGATCATGACCATGCCCATGTTCATGTTCGTGCTCATGTTCATGAGCATGATCGTGAGAATGGTCGTGTTCATGATCAGAATGCGAGTGTGGTGTCAACGCATGAGGAATAAGATGCAAAAATGCATCACCCAGAAGACCACCAGATGCAAAACTCAGCAGAATTTTCAACAATGGCTCTTTTTCTTTGCTGTTGTCCAGAGGAACAAAGACAAGTACAATAAATGGAGCCGCTGATATCAACAAAGTTGATGTAATAGCATTCAGCATAACGCTCTCACGTGGTTCTGTACCAGTTGCTGGTTTAGGGTCTTCATGTTTGTGGtcgtgatgatgatgatgatgatgatcatgTGCTGGAGGCTTAAACTGCGCATTAGCTTGCtgggaatatttaaaactcgGTGGttcatgatgatgatggtcATGATCATGGTCGTGGTGATCATGATCgtggtgatgatgatggtcATGCTGACCTTGGCACATCAAAGGAAAAtccagtaaaataattaatacaaataaaccTAAAGCTAATTTTGACCAGAAAGAACTTTTACTCCACCACCAAGCATCTTGATCACTCTTCGGCAGAGTTTTCATTGTCacttcttaaaaaatatttaattcaaattcaaaacaaCAATCTacttgtcatttattttattgttgctAAGTtgattatcttttttttttattttataaactttatatcACAAATCTGTAATG
This genomic interval carries:
- the LOC103570985 gene encoding tetratricopeptide repeat protein 19 homolog, mitochondrial, producing the protein MSMRFLRATSLFRRVVHFDNFKQTTSRFKSLSLSLRNNQEKFKFRRSKWNYVIGGVSLFGFNFGSKDDEEIEPELIMTIKRSILLIQKEEYKKAEQMLHVALRQAQTINHYEGVTYVYDVMANLAFQVGEIQKSIDLFKIVMQRLLSTGTEQNDTKIIHMSLKVANLYQRAGDNKTAEEGYKFCIEKIEEHAVKNPTDEDILVLWAMSRDWYANMLLSESRLSEALENYQKSYQLCTEIYGKNHEQTVILLNDLGTVCCLLGQHDRALGYLNDAIETGSKLPECPELSSIYVNLGNVYIKKSLYNEAKVACFEGLKRAKKNEDQECRDQANLCLAEVKKCLNR
- the LOC103570987 gene encoding zinc transporter zipt-7.2, with product MKTLPKSDQDAWWWSKSSFWSKLALGLFVLIILLDFPLMCQGQHDHHHHHDHDHHDHDHDHHHHEPPSFKYSQQANAQFKPPAHDHHHHHHHDHKHEDPKPATGTEPRESVMLNAITSTLLISAAPFIVLVFVPLDNSKEKEPLLKILLSFASGGLLGDAFLHLIPHALTPHSHSDHEHDHSHDHAHEHEHEHEHGHGHDHGNGMAVGLCVLLGIIMFLVVEKSIRLIKGGHSHSHSHAVDAAAATKVKDKKKDDDADEKTSEDQVDDGDIKIAGYLNLAADFLHNFTDGLAIGASYLAGKNIGHITTLTILLHEVPHEIGDFAILVQSGCSKKKAMMLQLITALGALCGTYVSLLAEGMGDVATAWILPFTAGGFIYIATVSVIPELLIDTKFWQSVKEIIALLLGVYMMVLIAAYE